One region of Oryza sativa Japonica Group chromosome 10, ASM3414082v1 genomic DNA includes:
- the LOC4348866 gene encoding protein NRT1/ PTR FAMILY 5.2 gives MSMAAERVEAAGGGDDDYTQDGTVDLHGNPVLRSKRGGWKACGFVVVYEVFERMAYYGISSNLVLYLTTKLHQGTVSSANNVTNWVGTIWMTPILGAYIADAHLGRYRTFMIASLIYLIGMSLLTLAVSVPSLKPPKCGAGTADPGCSEKASSLQLGVFFLALYILAVGTGGTKPNISTIGADQFDDHHPRERRHKLSFFNWWMFSIFFGTLFANTVLVYLQDNVGWTVGYALPTLGLAVSIAIFTAGTPFYRHKPTSGSSFARMARVIVAAIRKLAVALPDDARELHELDDEYYAKKKTTPLPYTPYLKILSKAAVKTSTTSRWSLSTVTQVEETKQILKMLPVLAVTFVPAAMMAQVNTLFVKQGTTLDRRVGGGGFEIPPASLQAFVTISMLVSVVLYDRVFMPLMARATGNPRGITLLQRMGVGLVIHIAIMGIASVTERHRLAVAREHGIADSKGTTIPLTIFVLLPQFVLMGVADAFLEVAKIEFFYDQAPEGMKSLGTSYAMTSLGVGNFLSSLLLSTVAHVTRRHGGGGGWIQNNLNASRLDHYYAFFAVLNCVNLVFFFLVCRLYVYNAEVSRVVDVGGRGGGEGGEVLRPKEVAMVDTNL, from the exons ATGtccatggcggcggagagggtggaggctgccggcggcggcgacgacgactacACGCAGGACGGCACGGTGGACCTCCATGGCAACCCGGTGCTCCGGTCCAAGCGCGGTGGCTGGAAGGCATGCGGCTTCGTCGTCG tgtACGAGGTGTTCGAGAGAATGGCGTACTACGGGATATCGTCGAACCTGGTGCTGTACCTGACGACGAAGCTGCACCAGGGGACTGTGTCGTCGGCGAACAACGTCACCAACTGGGTTGGCACCATCTGGATGACCCCGATCCTCGGCGCCTACATCGCCGACGCGCACCTTGGCCGCTACCGCACCTTCATGATCGCCTCCCTCATCTACCTCATC GGGATGAGCCTGCTGACGCTGGCGGTGTCGGTGCCGTCGCTGAAGCCGCCCAAGTGCGGCGCCGGCACGGCGGACCCGGGCTGCTCGGAGAAGGCGTCGAGCCTCCAGCTGGGcgtcttcttcctcgcgctctACATCCTCGCCGTCGGCACCGGCGGCACCAAGCCCAACATCTCCACCATCGGCGCCGACCAGTTCGACGACCACCACCCGCGGGAGCGCCGCCATAAGCTCTCCTTCTTCAACTGGTGGATGTTCAGCATCTTCTTCGGCACCCTCTTCGCCAACACCGTCCTCGTCTACCTCCAGGACAACGTCGGCTGGACCGTCGGCTACGCGCTCCCCACCCTCGGCCTCGCCGTCTCCATCgccatcttcaccgccggcacgccgtTCTACCGCCACAAGCCCACCTCCGGCAGCAGCTTCGCCAGGATGGCCAGGgtcatcgtcgccgccatccGCAAGCTCGCCGTCGCGCTGCCCGACGACGCGAGGGAGCTCCACGAGCTTGATGATGAGTACTACGCCAAGAAGAAGACCACGCCGCTGCCGTACACGCCGTACCTGAAGATCCTGAGCAaggcggcggtgaagacgaGCACGACGTCGAGGTGGTCGCTGAGCACGGTGACGCAGGTGGAGGAGACGAAGCAGATACTCAAGATGCTGCCCGTGCTGGCGGTCACGTTCGTGCCGGCGGCGATGATGGCGCAGGTGAACACGCTGTTCGTGAAGCAGGGCACGACGCTGGaccgccgcgtcggcggcgggggcttCGAGATCCCGCCGGCTAGCCTGCAGGCGTTCGTGACCATCTCGATGTTGGTGTCCGTCGTGCTGTACGACCGCGTGTTCATGCCGCTCATGGCGCGGGCGACCGGGAACCCGCGGGGCATCACGCTGCTGCAGCGGATGGGCGTGGGGCTCGTCATCCACATCGCCATCATGGGGATCGCCTCCGTGACGGAGCGGCACAGGCTCGCCGTGGCGCGGGAGCACGGCATCGCGGACAGCAAGGGCACCACCATCCCGCTCACCATCTTCGTGCTCCTCCCGCAGTTCGTGCTCATGGGCGTCGCCGACGCGTTCCTGGAGGTGGCCAAGATCGAGTTCTTCTACGACCAGGCGCCCGAGGGGATGAAGAGCCTGGGCACGTCGTACGCCATGACCAGCCTCGGCGTCGGCAACTTCCTCAGCAGCCTGCTGCTGTCGACGGTGGCGCACGTCAcgcgccgccatggcggcggcggcgggtggatccAGAACAACCTCAACGCGTCGCGGCTCGACCACTACTACGCCTTCTTCGCCGTCCTCAACTGCGTCAacctcgtcttcttcttcctcgtctgCCGCCTCTACGTCTACAACGCCGAGGTGTCCCgcgtcgtcgacgtcggcggcagaggcggcggcgaaggcggcgaggtGCTCAGGCCCAAGGAGGTGGCCATGGTGGACACAAATCTATAG